The genome window AATCGCTATTCTCAAAAATGCTTGATCAGATAAAAATAAGATAATTTGCTGAATGCCGAGTGAAGCTGAGGCAGCTAATAACACACTTGAGAATTGTTCTATTAGGTCATTTAAAGGATCGAGTATTTGTCCCGGTGCTAATGTCAGCCCGACGCCCATGGGTTCTATAGAAACTTCAGTTCCCTGAGCAACAGAGATGACACCATTTAAGCCTCTTGCCAAAGCATAGACTGACAAGGTGACCGTCATCATTTTTTTAAGCTGATGATCAGTCGACGTTGCAACAGGAAAGCAAGCCAAAATTAAACAAACACAAAGCAGTGATAATGACAATCGATGTTTGTTTAACATATTCAACTCATCTCTCAGCGAACACAATTTCGACCATTATTTTTCGCTTGGTAAAGTGAAACATCTGCCCGGGCAATTAACTGACTCATTGTTTCCTGCTGTTGATACTCTGCTACCCCAGCACTCACTGTAATTTGACGTTTTTTACCATTGTATTCAAATACATGCTGGGCAATCGCTTCGCGAATGTTGTTTGCGAGTTTAATGGCTTGATTTTGATTACAATCTTGCAACATTAAAACGAATTCTTCGCCACCCCAACGACATACCACATCTTCTTCACGAACCTGTTGGCGCATAATGCCAGCCACTGCGGTAAGTACATAGTCACCATACTGGTGACCATGATTGTCATTAACTTGTTTGAAGTGGTCAATGTCAATCAGTACGAGTGATAAAGCTTCCTGGTGTCTTTTACCCCTGGCAACAGCCTGTGTAAAGAATGAATCAAATACTTGCCTATTGATTGCACCTGTAAGCTTATCCTTGGTGGCCATGGTTTCAAGACGACCCTGATATCCTCTTGACGCTAAATGCAAAATAAAAAGCACAATAAGACTTATGGCAAATGACACCATAAGGTTTAGAATCAACGCGTTTTCGACTTTTTCTGTACTCGGGTCGTTAACCTGCTCGACAATCAGATACCAGTCAAATTCGGGCACTAAACGGCTATTGAGATAAATGGTACTGCCATTCACCGTGTTAAAAGAAAATGATGAACTGGGCGTCGTGAGAATACGTGTAAATACCTTATCCAGACCTTCTTTATTCTGAATATGAAGTTCCTTACTGTACTTGCTGCTTTGCAGCATAACTTGACCTTGTCGGTCTATAAAATAGATTTCTCGACCGTAGCGCTGTTGATAATTTTCAATAAGCTCTTCTACAACCAGTAGAGATAATCCAACACCTATCACCCCAATAAACTCCCCCTTCTTATCGAGGACACGATAATTGACAAAGATACTCAGTCGGTTCGGTTCAGCTGTATCTCGATCAATATTGATGAGATAAGGTTGATTGGCGTTTTTTGCTTTGTAATACCAGGCATCAGCCTCAACGTCTTCTGATACTTTCTTCAAGATGCCTGTTGGGTGGTAATAATTCTGCGTTTTACTAGACACAAAAAATGCCGTGATGGTGTTGTACTTCTCTTGAATCTGGCTAAGGTAACTTTGCATTTTTTCTGGTTCAAGCTCACCTTCATTGACCCAATCGAATACAAAAACATCATTGGCCATCAAAGAAGAAATCACCAGTGGATGGAGCAGGTCTCGCTGAATTTCTGAATAGATATTATCACTGGTCAGCGGAAGCATCTCTTGTTGCAGACGTTGTGAGATCGAACTTCTGGCAACAAAGTAACCAATTAAACTTGTTGCTAAAAAGCCCATTAAAACGATGATGCTAATAATGAGTGTGTAAAGACGCTTACGATTTTTCAAAGAGAAGACACCAAAAATAAATGGTCAATAGTATTCAAGCTTTCACATTATTTCCAATTTTTTAGTCTAGGTCGAAAGGATAATCACGTTCATCCTTGTCATTCACAGTACTCATTTTTCTATGATGTCTGACACCCAGAGCAAAACTGATTAGCAAAAGAATATAAAAGACGTCTAGGTCATCTTGTTTGAATAAACTGATGATGGCCCAGAAAACAGGAATATAAAAAACAACGCTGGAGAGAACAGCAGTCCACATAGGTAAATCCCTACGTGCAGCAAGGTATACATAACGGCTGAAAAGCCCGGATAAAAAACCGCCAAAAATTGCCAAGCAAAGATAAAGCACCATACCAATAGTATTCACATGGGACATACACTACCTGCTGACTATTGAAACGACAAAGGAACAGAGTACACCACTCCCTATGACTCTCTCACTATATATGCATTAGTGGTGCGTTTACACTGCCGTCGGCAATGATAGGCTTTGTTGGAGTTTATGTTTATTTTTTACGACATCGGCCAGTGTATACTCATCCAAGACTGCAAAAAATGCTTTTTGCGCTTTTCTTAGCGCACTAAAAAGTACACAAACCGGCTCAATTGGACACTGACAGTTGGTACCAAAGCATTCCAATAATTCCGGATTTTCAATCTTTCGCAGAAGCAATCCAATATTTATTTCTTCTGCTGGCAAAGCTAATTTCAGACCACCGCCCCTGCCACGCTGGCTGATAATAAGTTTTTCTTGCACCAATCGTTGCGCCACTTTTGCCAGATGATTTGTAGAAATACCATACCGTTCAGATGCATCTTTGACCGTAGCCGGTTTTTCCTGACTGTGAATCGCTAAATACATCAAAAGTCTCAGCGCATAATCTGAATGAGAAGTTAGCTGCACAGCACTGTACCTTGAGTTATTTTATGTGTCATTCCGTTCTTCCTTCTGTAGAAGTCATCAGTAAATCACAGACATAAGCAATTTTTCAGCCATCGGTGTGTTAATCATAAAACATTGCAAGTTATCTTCTCATGTTACTCCATTATACCGAGCTTAGCAGGCTAACTAGTCAGTGTTTGTGCCAGCATCTGTTTGCCATTCACCAAACTTTTGGTTCACAAATACGCACTTAAAAAGTGCATTTGAATCAAATACGTGCTTCACGGCAAATTCACGATACACAATCAATGATGTTCGCTAAAAAAGGTGAAAATATGCGTCTAAGTATTACAGGAATTATTGTCATGATGATGTTATTGAGCGGTTGCCAAAAAAGTCATCCACCTATCGAACCCGTCTCTTATGTCGACATAGACCGGTTTATGGGTGATTGGTACGTAATCGCCAATATCCCCACCTTTATTGAAAAAGGGGCACATAATGCCATCGAATCTTATGAGTTGAATGATGACGGCACAATTCAGACCACATTCACGTTTCACGAAGGCAGTTTTGACGGTGAATTAAAAACCTATCACCCCAAAGGATTCATCACGGATGAACAAACTAACGCTATCTGGGGAATGCAGTTTATCTGGCCTATAAAAGCAGATTACCGAATCATGTACCTGACAGAGGATTACTCTCAGACTATCGTCGCACGTAATAAGCGGGATTATGTCTGGATTATGGCCAGAACGCCGACCATTCCAGAAGCGGATTATCAGCACATGCTAAAACTGATCGAGAACGTCGGTTACGATATTAGTCAAATCCAACGCGTTCCACAGCAGTGGCCAGAGAAACAGGCTGACAAGTAAACCCTAGTCGGGCCGAGCTTCAATGGCCAAATCGTCAACCGTATCGACAATTGCTGCATATAAGTCACGAGTAGCTGCAATGGTGACTTCTTGGACCTGCTCAGCAGAAAGCTGCTTTCCATTGTTCAAACATAGAGGACGCGTGGCTGTGGCATCTGCCACAATGGTCACATTGTAACCACGATTAAAACCGCCATGAGCAGTCGAGTTCACACACATATGTGTCATGAAGCCAGCTAGGATAATATTTTCTATGCTTCGTTTTCTGAGTGCTTCATCCAATGATGTCTGAATAAATGCATTGGGAAAACTTTTTTCAATGACATATTCACCATCAATCGGCGCCACCTCATCGGCAATAGCACCCAAGCGGCTATTCAGATCATACGGTGAACCTTTTCCACCATCATGCTGGATATGAAAAACAGGAACGCCATGTTCACGTGCAAGCTCGAGTAATTTTTTTACTTGCTGAAGCGCTGGTTCAACATTATCCAACTTCAATACCCCTTCCCTGTAGGTATTCTGACAATCAATCAGTATGAGCGCAGACTCACTTAATGCTGAAGGTTCATGGCTTATCCCAATGATATCTCGTAAAGTCTTCATATGCATTCTCCATGGATAGCGTCAACTGAACATAGCATATCTACCGCACACATAACATGCTAACTTGCATAAATTTTTCCAATCGCTATTATTCCGCAGCTAGCCAAGATTTATATTTAAACAGGAGTAAAAATGGCCTCAGCCCTTACCCAAAGAACCCATCGTTTTGCGGCTATTTTTCTTAACATTAAACAGAACAAGATCTTTGAAACGATTGTTGTTGCTGTCATTCTTTTTTCAGCATTAATGATAGGGGCAAAAACTTACAATATCCCCAGTCAACTGCTCACCGTCATTGTCTGGCTGGATTATGGCATTACCATCTTCTTTCTTATCGAAATCAGCATTCGCTTTTTTGCTGAAACCAACAAGCTGAATTTTTTCAAAAGTGGTTGGAATATATTCGACACCATTATTGTTGTGATCAGCTTGATTCCCATAGAGGATAGTGAACTGGCTCTGGTAGGCCGTTTGGTAAGGATCTTTCGTGTTTTGAGGATGGTATCGGTCATTCCAGAGTTGCGAACACTCTTAAACTCATTGCTAAGGGCCTTGCCACAACTTGGTTATGTGGCGCTGCTGATGTTTATTATCGTATATATCTACGCTGCAGTTGGCACTACTTTCTTTGCCAGTGTGAATGAAACTTTATGGGGTGATATCGCAGTTTCGATGCTGACATTATTTCGAGTGATGACCTTTGAAGACTGGACAGATGTCATGTATGAAACAATGGAGTTCTATCCATTTAGCTGGGCCTTCTACATCAGCTTTATCTTTTTAAATGCTTTTGCTTTTTTGAATATGTTGATTGGTATTGTTGTGAATGTGATGGAGAAAGAAAATGCTGAACAATGGCAACAAGAGCATGCTGGTGAACCCACTATTCAGGATTTATCTAGACAGTTAGATGAGTTGAAACAACTTATCGAAAGTAAACGATGAAAAAAGGGAGCCTAGGCTCCCTTTTCTTCATCTTGAGGCTATTTATTGACCTAACGCACGTAACATCCAAGCCGTTTTTTCATGGACTCGCATACGATCAGAGACTAATGCTGCAGAGGACTCGTCATCCGCTTCTTGCGCAAGTTTAAGTGCTTTACGACAAGTTTTAACCACTTGTTCATGACCATGGGTCAGTATATTAACCATTTCTTTTGCTTCTGGTACACCTTCAACTTCTTTGATCGAGCTTAGTTCAGCAAATGATTTGTATGTACCAGGCGCTGCCACATCTAATGTACGAATGCGTTCAGCAATGTCATCCACCGCGGCCGCCAGTTCGATGTAGTGTTCTTCAAACATCAAATGTAATTCCCGGAATTGAGGACCGGTGACATTCCAATGAAAGTTGTGGGTTTGTAAATAAAGAGTGTAAGAGTCTGCCAGTAAGCTTTTTAAGCCATCCGCAATATCTTGTCTATCCTGCTTATTGATACCGATATCAATTTTACTCATTAATGAGCCTCCTTATTATTAAATGGACATATATAGTCACTACGAACGCTGATTCGTTCATATGAATTACATATAACTACATCATAATGACTGTACAGGAAATGTGAAACAGTTTATTTCCATATACATAATCGGAAATACCGATGAGTTAATCATCGATTTTATCTATTCACTTGATTGATTTAAATCATTGTACATTCGTCAAAACGTAAATAATAATTATTCTCAACAAAGGAGAGTAGTGATGAAAAAAACAATGAGTTTTGCTGTTGTACATTTCACTGTGGCATTTACTGTTGGTTACGTGATGACAGGTAGTGTCTTGGTCGGAGGCACGATGGCCTTAATTGAACCGGCTATCAATACGTTTGCCTTCTACGCCCATGAGAAAGTATGGACTAAAATGACACACTCACACTCTGATAACAAATCATCAGCGGATTTTAGTACAAAAAATTTGGTAAAGTCTGGCCCAATGGAAGTATGAGATAACAGTAGTGCAGCTAGCCAACCAGTTAACTATTTTTAAGGCTTTTTTTATATTGGGTTTGACTGCATTTGGCGGTCCTGTTGCTCATATTGCCTATTTCAGAACACAGTTTGTCGAGAAAAGACAGTGGTTATCTGACCCAGAGTTCTCACAGTTGCTCGCCATAAGCCAGGCTTTGCCTGGCCCGGCAAGTAGCCAGCTGGGATTTGCTATTGGTTTATATCGTGGTGGTATGTTGGGCGCGGTGATTGCATTTATTGCTTTCACTTTGCCATCAGCCCTGCTTCTTGTGCTGTTTGCTTTGTCGATATCATCAGCATCATTTCCGTATAGAGAAGCGGCACTACATGGCTTGCAGCTCGTTGCATTGCCGGTTGTGGCTGATGCGGTATGGAAAATGACTCGCCAGCTCTGCCCTGACCTTAACACCAAACTCATCGCCCTACTCAGTCTGATCTTTTTATTGACCCTACCCTCTAGCTACAGTCAGTTTTTTGTGATGCTAATTGGTGGCATAGCTGGTATTTTTCTCCTTTCTTCGACTGAACATAAGCAGACATTTTCATTCAATTTGTCTTATGGCAAAACAACGTCTGTCGTAATGTTAGTCGTTTTTGCTCTACTCTTTTTAGCGCCCGTTCTTGCTATCGATAATCCCTTGTTTCACGTCATGACGATTTTTTACCAGACGGGTGCCACTGTTTTTGGTGGAGGACATGTTGTGCTTCCGCTACTGGAAAACAGAATTGTAGATACAAACTTAATAACTTCTGAACAATTTTTATCTGGATACGGTGCTGCTCAGGCTATACCGGGCCCATTATTCACACTTTCCGCTTACTTAGGGGCGTTATTACCAGGTGAGAATGGTGGTGTACTTGGCGCGCTACTCTCCTTATGCGCCTTATTTCTGCCAGGCTTTTTATTGCTGTTAGCACTTCTACCCTTATGGCAGTCATTGCAAAATAATAGCGTGATACAAAAAGCACTGGCCGGGATAAACGCGGCGATGGTCGGGTTATTAGCGGCGGCGCTCTACCAGCCAATCTGGCAACATGTTGTTCTGTCTTTTGCAGACATCATGATTGCGACAACTGGCTTTATCTTGTTACATATTTATCGTTTATCGCCTGTTGTTATTGTTGTATGGTGTCTCGCTGGCAGCATTCTCAAGAGTTTTTTATGAATTCCACGCGTATCAGGCAAGCACAACAAGCGGACATCATTAGCATCACCGATTTATTAAATCGCTGTGCTGAACATATGCATCAACAAGGTATGGCACACTGGCTTGGTGTCTACGATGCAGATTCAGTCAAAGAGAATATGATGACCAAGCAGGTCTATGTATTGGAAAAAGATGAACAGATTCTTGGTTGTATCGCGATGGGCACAGAAAAAGCCAGTTACTATCATGAGTGTTGGCCTGAAGCGCCTTTGGCAGATATTTATATCACACAATTAGCTGTTTCTCCTTTGGTTCAAGGCTCTGGATATGGCAAACAACTCATGCAATTTTGTCTCGATAAAGCCGGTGATACATCGGTGCAATTAGATGCCGTCGATCATTACCCAGCTTTACTTAAGTTTTATAAGGATCTGGGGTTTCGTATTATCGCAACAGGAATAGGTTTAGGTGATAAACGTCACTTGTTTGCCTACCCCAATTAACGCATTTCCTGATTAGGAACTCCCAGTCGAAATCTCAGTCATTCATTTAAATGATGATGGAGATAAATATGGTTTACGCGTTACAAGAACACACTGTGTCATGCCCTTACTGTGGTGAAATGATTTCAGTCATCATCGATGGCTCTGTCGACTCACAGGAATATATCGAAGACTGTGAGGTATGTTGTCGCCCTATCACTTTTAGCGTGGAAGTTGATCATGAAGGCATTCATGTCCAGACATCACATGAAAATGACTAAGAAGTGACTTTAGTCCACAATAGACAATAATAAATCCTATTTGATATTCAATATCAATTACACTAACATGCTGATTCGCTCTTGATGGCAATCACGCATCCATTCTTTTTATACCTAGCCGATAACAAACCAAAGACCTCAACCTCTCCATGCGAAAATTCTGGATCGAGTTTCACCGAATCAGTGGTTTAATTCTTATTATTCCACTTTTACTACAGAGTATTAGTGGGTCTATCATTGTTTTCGATCATGCTATTGATGAATGGTTAAATCCGCAACTCGTCCTTTCCGGCCAGCTCAATGCTCCTCCTGCACCACTCTCAGACATTTTGTATGCAGCCCTCCATGCCGTGCCCGATATCGCGCATATCAACTCACTGCGAGCACCACGTAACG of Methylophaga marina contains these proteins:
- a CDS encoding sensor domain-containing diguanylate cyclase translates to MKNRKRLYTLIISIIVLMGFLATSLIGYFVARSSISQRLQQEMLPLTSDNIYSEIQRDLLHPLVISSLMANDVFVFDWVNEGELEPEKMQSYLSQIQEKYNTITAFFVSSKTQNYYHPTGILKKVSEDVEADAWYYKAKNANQPYLINIDRDTAEPNRLSIFVNYRVLDKKGEFIGVIGVGLSLLVVEELIENYQQRYGREIYFIDRQGQVMLQSSKYSKELHIQNKEGLDKVFTRILTTPSSSFSFNTVNGSTIYLNSRLVPEFDWYLIVEQVNDPSTEKVENALILNLMVSFAISLIVLFILHLASRGYQGRLETMATKDKLTGAINRQVFDSFFTQAVARGKRHQEALSLVLIDIDHFKQVNDNHGHQYGDYVLTAVAGIMRQQVREEDVVCRWGGEEFVLMLQDCNQNQAIKLANNIREAIAQHVFEYNGKKRQITVSAGVAEYQQQETMSQLIARADVSLYQAKNNGRNCVR
- a CDS encoding RrF2 family transcriptional regulator, translated to MQLTSHSDYALRLLMYLAIHSQEKPATVKDASERYGISTNHLAKVAQRLVQEKLIISQRGRGGGLKLALPAEEINIGLLLRKIENPELLECFGTNCQCPIEPVCVLFSALRKAQKAFFAVLDEYTLADVVKNKHKLQQSLSLPTAV
- a CDS encoding lipocalin family protein produces the protein MRLSITGIIVMMMLLSGCQKSHPPIEPVSYVDIDRFMGDWYVIANIPTFIEKGAHNAIESYELNDDGTIQTTFTFHEGSFDGELKTYHPKGFITDEQTNAIWGMQFIWPIKADYRIMYLTEDYSQTIVARNKRDYVWIMARTPTIPEADYQHMLKLIENVGYDISQIQRVPQQWPEKQADK
- a CDS encoding cysteine hydrolase family protein, whose amino-acid sequence is MKTLRDIIGISHEPSALSESALILIDCQNTYREGVLKLDNVEPALQQVKKLLELAREHGVPVFHIQHDGGKGSPYDLNSRLGAIADEVAPIDGEYVIEKSFPNAFIQTSLDEALRKRSIENIILAGFMTHMCVNSTAHGGFNRGYNVTIVADATATRPLCLNNGKQLSAEQVQEVTIAATRDLYAAIVDTVDDLAIEARPD
- a CDS encoding ion transporter; this translates as MASALTQRTHRFAAIFLNIKQNKIFETIVVAVILFSALMIGAKTYNIPSQLLTVIVWLDYGITIFFLIEISIRFFAETNKLNFFKSGWNIFDTIIVVISLIPIEDSELALVGRLVRIFRVLRMVSVIPELRTLLNSLLRALPQLGYVALLMFIIVYIYAAVGTTFFASVNETLWGDIAVSMLTLFRVMTFEDWTDVMYETMEFYPFSWAFYISFIFLNAFAFLNMLIGIVVNVMEKENAEQWQQEHAGEPTIQDLSRQLDELKQLIESKR
- a CDS encoding Dps family protein; this translates as MSKIDIGINKQDRQDIADGLKSLLADSYTLYLQTHNFHWNVTGPQFRELHLMFEEHYIELAAAVDDIAERIRTLDVAAPGTYKSFAELSSIKEVEGVPEAKEMVNILTHGHEQVVKTCRKALKLAQEADDESSAALVSDRMRVHEKTAWMLRALGQ
- a CDS encoding DUF2061 domain-containing protein → MKKTMSFAVVHFTVAFTVGYVMTGSVLVGGTMALIEPAINTFAFYAHEKVWTKMTHSHSDNKSSADFSTKNLVKSGPMEV
- the chrA gene encoding chromate efflux transporter — protein: MQLANQLTIFKAFFILGLTAFGGPVAHIAYFRTQFVEKRQWLSDPEFSQLLAISQALPGPASSQLGFAIGLYRGGMLGAVIAFIAFTLPSALLLVLFALSISSASFPYREAALHGLQLVALPVVADAVWKMTRQLCPDLNTKLIALLSLIFLLTLPSSYSQFFVMLIGGIAGIFLLSSTEHKQTFSFNLSYGKTTSVVMLVVFALLFLAPVLAIDNPLFHVMTIFYQTGATVFGGGHVVLPLLENRIVDTNLITSEQFLSGYGAAQAIPGPLFTLSAYLGALLPGENGGVLGALLSLCALFLPGFLLLLALLPLWQSLQNNSVIQKALAGINAAMVGLLAAALYQPIWQHVVLSFADIMIATTGFILLHIYRLSPVVIVVWCLAGSILKSFL
- a CDS encoding GNAT family N-acetyltransferase; translated protein: MNSTRIRQAQQADIISITDLLNRCAEHMHQQGMAHWLGVYDADSVKENMMTKQVYVLEKDEQILGCIAMGTEKASYYHECWPEAPLADIYITQLAVSPLVQGSGYGKQLMQFCLDKAGDTSVQLDAVDHYPALLKFYKDLGFRIIATGIGLGDKRHLFAYPN
- a CDS encoding CPXCG motif-containing cysteine-rich protein, translating into MVYALQEHTVSCPYCGEMISVIIDGSVDSQEYIEDCEVCCRPITFSVEVDHEGIHVQTSHEND